The Synechococcus sp. UW69 DNA segment AAGCTAATGGGCGTCTTGGTGGAACCGGTCCTGCAGACGATCGACGTCGCGTGATGCGCTGGGGCTTATCAAAAGGCATTGAAAAATAAATGTATTGACGTTGCTATCGGAAAAGATTCCGATGTGCTTGGCAGCACCCTATTCGATCCTTTCCGTTCTGGTGCTCAGCTGCATTGAACCCGTCTGAAACTGACGCAATCAGGCGGGCACCCCCTCCAGAGCCATTGTGTTGCCCGGGTCGTTGGACTTGGACGCCACGTCGCCAATCACCCAGGCCTGATGTTGTTTGACGCGGCAGTAATCGATGACAGTGCCTTCGCTCCCTGCCGGCACAACCAGACAGAAACCAATGCCGAGGTTGAACGTGTGCCAGAGGTCCCGTTCGGGAATGTCTCCTGCGTCCTGAAGCCAGCGGAAGAGTGGAGGCCTGGTCCAGCTGGTGGCGTCGATGCGAGCAGATAAGCCTTCTGGTAGGCACCGCGGCAGGTTTTCCGGTAGTCCCCCGCCTGTGATGTGGGCCATTCCGTGGAGCTCGCATCCGCCCTGCAGCAGATGTTGCACGAGGTCGGCATACAGGGTTGTGGCTGCCAGTAGGTCGCTGATCAGAGGCCGCTGGTCATCGCCATAAACGGTGCTCGCATCAGCATTGGCGCGTTGCAGCACCTTGCGCACCAGGCTGAAGCCATTGCTGTGCACGCCGCTGCTGGCCACACCGATCACGCTGTCGCCAGGCTGGATGCGCTGGCCGTCAATGAGTTGGTCTTCTTCGACGACGGCCACGCAAAAGCCGGCGAGGTCGTAGCGCCCCTTGGGATAGAACCCCGGCATCTCCGCGGTTTCTCCACCGAGCAAGGCACAGCCGCTTTGCCTGCATCCATCGGCGATTCCCTCCACGACCTCAGCCATCGCCGACGGCGCCAGCGCGCCAGTGGCCATGTAATCCAGAAAAAAGAGAGGCGCTGCTCCTGAGGTGATCACATCGTTGACGCACATCGCCACCAGGTCGATGCCCACGCCGTGATGGCTGCCATGCTCTTGGGCCAGCTCCAATTTGGTTCCGACGCCATCGGTGCCCGACACCAGCAGGGGCTTTCGCAGGCCGCTGGGGAGGCGCATCAGCCCCCCAAATCCCCCAAGGCCTCCGATGACTTCCGGTCGGTGGGTGGCTTCTACAGAGGCCTTGATGCGCTGCACGAACGCACGTCCGGCTTCAACGTCAACTCCAGCGCTCTTGTAATCCATGGAATGAATCCGTTGCAATGATCCTGCAATGCCGGGGCGCCTGTGCGGCTTGAGCTGCCGGCACAGCTTCTGATTCGATCTGCTTATCGCCCCTTTATTTCCGGCTTATGCGTGGGGGCTTGCTTTTGGGTGTTGATCTGCCAGTCAGTGCGGGGATTGCCGGTGCAGTCGGGCTTGGGTTGTTGTGACGGTCATGGCGATGGGGCCCCATTTTCTTTCGGGAGCGGTTTTTTTAGGTTCTAAAGCAACTCTTTGATTAGGCCAGTCAACGCTCGAGAACTGCGAATTCAGTTCCGTTTCGTTGGTCAAGCCGCTCTGCATGCGAGTCCTTCTGACGGTTGCCACGCTCTCCGGAGCGATTTCAGGGAGTGCTGCACTCTTGCCGGTGGTGGCAAGCGATTTTCTGGCTGTTGATGGTGCAGAACGCCTGGATCCCCTCGATCTGGTCGTCGACCCACAGGTGTCTGAGTTGCAGGCAACGCTCTCTCCTGCAGAGGTCAAGAAAGTCGATGCACCCCCTGCAGCTGAGCTCCCTAAGCCCAAGCTGAGGGTCGTCCCTGACGTCGTCAAAGTCATCACCGGAGAAGCCAGTTGGTACGGCCCCGGTTTTTATGGCAACCGAACAGCGAATGGCGAGGTCTATCAGCCCGGCACGATGACGGCGGCCCATCGCACGCTTCCCTTCGGCACCAAGGTTCGTGTGACCAATCTTTGGAACGGGCGAAGCGCTGTTATTCGCATCAATGATCGTGGGCCCTTCGTTTATCACCGTGTGATCGACCTTGGCCACGGCGCCGCCTCCGATCTTGGGCTGACCGCCTCTGGAATTGCCCAAGTCAAGCTTGAGGTGCTGCGCTGAGCCTTGTTGTTCTCTCCACGCAAGCCGAGCTGGAGATCTTCCGGACTGGCCTCCGTGGACCGCTTCAATTCGTGCCCACCATGGGTGGTTTGCATGAAGGCCACGGCCAGCTGATTCGCCGAGCTGCCCAACAAGGCCCTGTTCTTGTGAGTGTGTTCGTCAACCCACTCCAATTCGGTCCTACCGAAGATTTTGACCGCTACCCGCGCGCGCTCGAGGCGGATCGGGTTTTAGCCCAAGGCAGTGGCGCCAACGCCCTCTGGGCTCCGAGTGTCGACACGGTCTACCCCGGTGGACTCAATTCAGTTGTGTCCCGGTCAGCGCCGGCCGCCCTCCAGTCCCATCTCTGCGGCGCATCCCGTCCAGGTCACTTTGATGGTGTGGTCACAGTCGTGGCCCGTCTCCTGCAGCTGGTGAAGCCCTCATGTCTTTGGTTGGGTGAAAAGGATTGGCAGCAGCTCGTGATCCTGCGCCGGCTGGTCGCTGATCTGGATTTGAACCTGGCGGTGCAGGGGGTTCCCACGCTTCGTGAAGCGGATGGCCTGGCATTGAGTTCCCGTAACCAGTACCTCTCTGCTGCGGATCGTGAGCGTGCTGCTGCTCTGCCAGCAGCTTTGCGCCGTGCTGATCAGAACGATCCCAAGGATTCAGTCCGCAGGAGCCTGTCTGATGCAGGGCTTGAGGTGGAGTATGTAGAGAGGGTCGATCCCCTCAGTCTTCAGCCCTGTGGGTCTGAAACCGCCATCTCGCTGCTGGCCGCGGCGGTGCGCTGCGGGACGACCCGTTTGATCGATCATGTCTTCCTGATGACTCGCCAGCCTCTCGTTGCCATTGATGGCCCGGCCGGTGCCGGGAAAAGCACCGTTACCCGGGCTTTTGCTGAGCGGTTGGGGCTGGTCTACCTCGATACCGGCGCGATGTACCGGTCGGTGACCTGGTTGGTGCAACAAAACGGTGTGGACCCCCTGGATGCGACGTCCATTGAGGCTCTCCTGAACGCCTTGGATCTTCAGCTGCGGTCGCTGCCCGGTGGCGGCCAGCAGGTGTTGGTGAACGGGCAGGACGTGAGCGACGCGATTCGCTCCCCTGAAGTCACAGCGTCGGTCTCGGCTGTGGCGGCTCACCGCTGCGTGAGGCAAGCACTGACGGCACAGCAGAAGGCGATGGGTGCCAAGGGTGGCTTGGTGGCGGAAGGTCGCGACATCGGCACGGCTGTTTTTCCGGATGCTGATCTAAAGGTGTTTCTGACGGCCACGGTGGGCGAGCGCGCCCGGCGTCGAGCCCTTGATCTTGAGCAGCGGGGTTTCCCGGTGCCTGAGCGATCTGAGCTCGAGGCACAGATCGCCGAACGGGACCATCTCGATAGCACCCGCGAGGAAGCCCCCTTGGTACAGGCAGAGGATGCCGTGGAGCTCGTCACCGATGGCATGAGCATTGCGGCTGTGGTCGACGCCCTGGTGACGGAGTTTCGGTCTCGAGTGGCCGAAGAAGCCTGGCCTACGCCGGCGGGCTGAGCTCGTCGAGCAGGTTGGAACAGGCATCCTCGAGCAGGTCGAGCACATGCTCGAAGCCCGCTTCGCCTCCGTAATAGGGATCTGGAACCTCTGTTTCAGAGAAGCTGCGGGCGTAGCTGAGCATCGGTTTGATGGTGGCTGTTGCCCTTTGGCCAGCTTCCCTGGCCAGTCCTTGCACGGCGGTGAGATTGTCGTCGTCCATGGTCAGCACCAGATCGAAACTCGAGAAATCGTCGAGGCTGATCTGTCGTGCGCGGCTGGGCAGCTGAATGCCACGGCGGTGGGCCGCTCCCTGCATGCGTCGGTCCGCCGGATTGCCCACATGCCATCCGCCTGTTCCGGCGGAATCCACCACGAATTGATCGCTGAGACCACGTTCCTGCAGCAGATGCAGAAACACGCCTTCGGCTGCTGGAGAGCGGCAGATATTGCCAAGGCAGACGAACAACAGTTTTTGGGTCATCCGGCGTTGATGCGTTGGAGGGCTCGTTGGGCCCGCAGCTG contains these protein-coding regions:
- a CDS encoding low molecular weight protein-tyrosine-phosphatase; translation: MTQKLLFVCLGNICRSPAAEGVFLHLLQERGLSDQFVVDSAGTGGWHVGNPADRRMQGAAHRRGIQLPSRARQISLDDFSSFDLVLTMDDDNLTAVQGLAREAGQRATATIKPMLSYARSFSETEVPDPYYGGEAGFEHVLDLLEDACSNLLDELSPPA
- a CDS encoding septal ring lytic transglycosylase RlpA family protein, whose amino-acid sequence is MRVLLTVATLSGAISGSAALLPVVASDFLAVDGAERLDPLDLVVDPQVSELQATLSPAEVKKVDAPPAAELPKPKLRVVPDVVKVITGEASWYGPGFYGNRTANGEVYQPGTMTAAHRTLPFGTKVRVTNLWNGRSAVIRINDRGPFVYHRVIDLGHGAASDLGLTASGIAQVKLEVLR
- the purM gene encoding phosphoribosylformylglycinamidine cyclo-ligase; translation: MDYKSAGVDVEAGRAFVQRIKASVEATHRPEVIGGLGGFGGLMRLPSGLRKPLLVSGTDGVGTKLELAQEHGSHHGVGIDLVAMCVNDVITSGAAPLFFLDYMATGALAPSAMAEVVEGIADGCRQSGCALLGGETAEMPGFYPKGRYDLAGFCVAVVEEDQLIDGQRIQPGDSVIGVASSGVHSNGFSLVRKVLQRANADASTVYGDDQRPLISDLLAATTLYADLVQHLLQGGCELHGMAHITGGGLPENLPRCLPEGLSARIDATSWTRPPLFRWLQDAGDIPERDLWHTFNLGIGFCLVVPAGSEGTVIDYCRVKQHQAWVIGDVASKSNDPGNTMALEGVPA
- a CDS encoding bifunctional pantoate--beta-alanine ligase/(d)CMP kinase, whose amino-acid sequence is MSLVVLSTQAELEIFRTGLRGPLQFVPTMGGLHEGHGQLIRRAAQQGPVLVSVFVNPLQFGPTEDFDRYPRALEADRVLAQGSGANALWAPSVDTVYPGGLNSVVSRSAPAALQSHLCGASRPGHFDGVVTVVARLLQLVKPSCLWLGEKDWQQLVILRRLVADLDLNLAVQGVPTLREADGLALSSRNQYLSAADRERAAALPAALRRADQNDPKDSVRRSLSDAGLEVEYVERVDPLSLQPCGSETAISLLAAAVRCGTTRLIDHVFLMTRQPLVAIDGPAGAGKSTVTRAFAERLGLVYLDTGAMYRSVTWLVQQNGVDPLDATSIEALLNALDLQLRSLPGGGQQVLVNGQDVSDAIRSPEVTASVSAVAAHRCVRQALTAQQKAMGAKGGLVAEGRDIGTAVFPDADLKVFLTATVGERARRRALDLEQRGFPVPERSELEAQIAERDHLDSTREEAPLVQAEDAVELVTDGMSIAAVVDALVTEFRSRVAEEAWPTPAG